The DNA sequence GCCATGAGCACCACGACCGACTCCGCCCGCGTCACCACCGACGGCTCGGACATCGTCATCACCCGGCAGTTCGCCGCTCCCGCCCAGCTCGTCTACGACGCCATGACCCGGCCGGAGCACGTCCGGCAGTGGTGGGGCGCCGGCCACGGCACCATGACCACCTGCGAGGTCGACCTGCGCGTAGGCGGCCGCTGGCACTTCGCCCAGGTCACGCCCGACGGCCACGAGGTGTCCTTCTCGGGCGAGTACCTCGAGCTCGACCCCCCGGGCCGCATGGTCCACACCGAGAAGTTCGACGCCATGCCTGACAGCGAGCCCTCGACCATCGTCACGA is a window from the Phycicoccus sp. M110.8 genome containing:
- a CDS encoding SRPBCC family protein, which gives rise to MSTTTDSARVTTDGSDIVITRQFAAPAQLVYDAMTRPEHVRQWWGAGHGTMTTCEVDLRVGGRWHFAQVTPDGHEVSFSGEYLELDPPGRMVHTEKFDAMPDSEPSTIVTTLTEQDGVTTLHAVCTYDSPQTVEAVVGSGMESGLQSSYNAIDDLLARLKNA